From the Apus apus isolate bApuApu2 unplaced genomic scaffold, bApuApu2.pri.cur manual_scaffold_57_ctg1, whole genome shotgun sequence genome, one window contains:
- the LOC127396300 gene encoding olfactory receptor 14J1-like — protein MCYDRYVAICRPLHYGTLLGSRACVHMAAAAWASGFLNALLHTASTFSLPLCQGNALGQFFCEIPQILKLSCSHSYLRELGILVVSAFLGFGCFVFMVVSYVQIFRAVLRIPSQQGRHKAFSTCLPHLAVVSLFLSTAMFAYLKPPSISSPSLDLVVAVLYSVVPPALNPLIYSMRNQELKDAVRKVISSLFKSERFKASFQK, from the coding sequence atgtgctatgaccgctacgtggccatctgcagacccctgcactacgggaccctcctgggcagcagagcttgtgtccacatggcagcagctgcctgggcctctgggtttctcaatgctctgctgcacacagccagtacattttcactgcccctctgccagggcaatgccctgggacagttcttctgtgaaatcccccagatcctcaagctctcctgctcacactcctacctcagggaacttgGGATTCTTGTGGTTAGTGCCTTTTTAGGatttggctgttttgtcttcatggtggtgtcctatgtgcagatcttcagggctgtgctgaggatcccctctcagcagggaaggcacaaagccttttccacctgcctccctcacctggccgtggtctcTCTGTTCCTCAGCACTGCCAtgtttgcctacctgaagcccccctccatctcctccccatccctggacctggtggtggcagttctgtactcagtggtgcctccagcactgaaccccctcatctacagcatgaggaaccaggagctcaaGGACGCCGTcaggaaagtgatttcttcattgttcaAGAGTGAGAGATTTAAAGCCTCTTTCCAGAAGTGA